The following proteins are encoded in a genomic region of Pectinophora gossypiella chromosome 6, ilPecGoss1.1, whole genome shotgun sequence:
- the LOC126367815 gene encoding uncharacterized protein LOC126367815 isoform X1 produces MEMRRFRSRGTSFLTFWIFLLQMLGSSRRGAHGHGRLMDPPARNSMWRFGFPNPVNYNDNELFCGGYAVQWEQNEGRCGVCGDAHHLSEPRPHEAGGMYGKGIITKHYSVGQEIEIEVELTANHLGTFVMKLCPNNNPNQEATQECFDRYPLYITGTREDRFLIPLDTAKKEIFRYRVRLPPYVTCTQCVLQWTYYTGNMWGICANGTEAVGCGRSETFRNCADVSVVTSTGGLPPAFAGDLRRDNPFLLYYRDLSRPQNVYPLVVRSEHRDFERSPLRVISNDISESDEEIVPQIIRDQVCVPSDAFRVIPGMLSWCQTNCLRYPPNCPEALCHCPQTCDAIGELEGRDGADVYCMDQCIVYPPHCPKNRCRCY; encoded by the exons ATGGAAATGAGGAGATTTAGGAGTAGGGGCACGTCGTTCTTAACATTCTGGATATTCCTGCTTCAA ATGTTAGGCAGCTCACGGCGTGGTGCGCACGGGCATGGGAGGCTGATGGATCCGCCGGCGCGCAACTCCATGTGGCGGTTCGGCTTCCCCAACCCTGTCAACTATAATGACAACGAACTCTTCTGCGGCGGGTATGCCG TCCAGTGGGAGCAGAACGAAGGCCGCTGCGGCGTGTGCGGCGACGCGCACCACTTGTCCGAGCCACGGCCGCATGAGGCCGGCGGCATGTATGGCAAGGGCATCATCACCAAGCACTACAGCGTAGGTCAG GAAATCGAGATTGAAGTGGAGTTGACGGCGAACCACCTGGGAACCTTCGTGATGAAGCTCTGTCCAAACAACAACCCGAACCAAGAAGCCACACAGGAATGCTTCGATAG GTACCCCCTGTACATCACAGGCACCAGAGAAGACAGGTTCCTCATCCCCCTGGACACGGCTAAGAAGGAGATCTTCCGGTATCGGGTACGGTTACCCCCCTACGTCACCTGCACCCAGTGCGTGCTGCAATGGACTTACTATACTG gAAACATGTGGGGTATCTGCGCCAATGGCACAGAAGCGGTCGGCTGTGGGCGGTCGGAGACGTTCAGAAACTGCGCTGATGTGAGCGTGGTGACTAGCACTGGTGGTCTACCGCCGGCCTTCGCTGGCGACCTGCGGCGGGACAACCCCTTCCTGTTATACTACAGGGACTTGAGTAGGCCGCAGAATGTGTACCCTCTTGTAGTCAG AAGTGAACACAGGGACTTCGAGAGATCGCCTTTGCGCGTCATTAG CAACGATATATCAGAGAGTGACGAGGAAATAGTTCCACAAATTATTAG GGACCAGGTGTGCGTGCCTTCGGATGCGTTCCGTGTGATCCCTGGCATGCTGAGCTGGTGTCAGACCAACTGTCTGCGCTACCCTCCTAACTGCCCCGAGGCCCTGTGTCATTGTCC GCAAACCTGTGATGCAATCGGCGAGCTCGAGGGTCGTGATGGCGCAGACGTCTACTGCATGGACCAATGCATCGTGTATCCACCACACTGCCCCAAGAACAGATGTCGCTGCTACTAA
- the LOC126367815 gene encoding uncharacterized protein LOC126367815 isoform X3 — protein MTTNSSAAGMPWEQNEGRCGVCGDAHHLSEPRPHEAGGMYGKGIITKHYSVGQEIEIEVELTANHLGTFVMKLCPNNNPNQEATQECFDRYPLYITGTREDRFLIPLDTAKKEIFRYRVRLPPYVTCTQCVLQWTYYTGNMWGICANGTEAVGCGRSETFRNCADVSVVTSTGGLPPAFAGDLRRDNPFLLYYRDLSRPQNVYPLVVRSEHRDFERSPLRVISNDISESDEEIVPQIIRDQVCVPSDAFRVIPGMLSWCQTNCLRYPPNCPEALCHCPQTCDAIGELEGRDGADVYCMDQCIVYPPHCPKNRCRCY, from the exons ATGACAACGAACTCTTCTGCGGCGGGTATGCCG TGGGAGCAGAACGAAGGCCGCTGCGGCGTGTGCGGCGACGCGCACCACTTGTCCGAGCCACGGCCGCATGAGGCCGGCGGCATGTATGGCAAGGGCATCATCACCAAGCACTACAGCGTAGGTCAG GAAATCGAGATTGAAGTGGAGTTGACGGCGAACCACCTGGGAACCTTCGTGATGAAGCTCTGTCCAAACAACAACCCGAACCAAGAAGCCACACAGGAATGCTTCGATAG GTACCCCCTGTACATCACAGGCACCAGAGAAGACAGGTTCCTCATCCCCCTGGACACGGCTAAGAAGGAGATCTTCCGGTATCGGGTACGGTTACCCCCCTACGTCACCTGCACCCAGTGCGTGCTGCAATGGACTTACTATACTG gAAACATGTGGGGTATCTGCGCCAATGGCACAGAAGCGGTCGGCTGTGGGCGGTCGGAGACGTTCAGAAACTGCGCTGATGTGAGCGTGGTGACTAGCACTGGTGGTCTACCGCCGGCCTTCGCTGGCGACCTGCGGCGGGACAACCCCTTCCTGTTATACTACAGGGACTTGAGTAGGCCGCAGAATGTGTACCCTCTTGTAGTCAG AAGTGAACACAGGGACTTCGAGAGATCGCCTTTGCGCGTCATTAG CAACGATATATCAGAGAGTGACGAGGAAATAGTTCCACAAATTATTAG GGACCAGGTGTGCGTGCCTTCGGATGCGTTCCGTGTGATCCCTGGCATGCTGAGCTGGTGTCAGACCAACTGTCTGCGCTACCCTCCTAACTGCCCCGAGGCCCTGTGTCATTGTCC GCAAACCTGTGATGCAATCGGCGAGCTCGAGGGTCGTGATGGCGCAGACGTCTACTGCATGGACCAATGCATCGTGTATCCACCACACTGCCCCAAGAACAGATGTCGCTGCTACTAA
- the LOC126367815 gene encoding uncharacterized protein LOC126367815 isoform X2 encodes MEMRRFRSRGTSFLTFWIFLLQMLGSSRRGAHGHGRLMDPPARNSMWRFGFPNPVNYNDNELFCGGYAVQWEQNEGRCGVCGDAHHLSEPRPHEAGGMYGKGIITKHYSVGQEIEIEVELTANHLGTFVMKLCPNNNPNQEATQECFDRYPLYITGTREDRFLIPLDTAKKEIFRYRVRLPPYVTCTQCVLQWTYYTGNMWGICANGTEAVGCGRSETFRNCADVSVVTSTGGLPPAFAGDLRRDNPFLLYYRDLSRPQNVYPLVVRDQVCVPSDAFRVIPGMLSWCQTNCLRYPPNCPEALCHCPQTCDAIGELEGRDGADVYCMDQCIVYPPHCPKNRCRCY; translated from the exons ATGGAAATGAGGAGATTTAGGAGTAGGGGCACGTCGTTCTTAACATTCTGGATATTCCTGCTTCAA ATGTTAGGCAGCTCACGGCGTGGTGCGCACGGGCATGGGAGGCTGATGGATCCGCCGGCGCGCAACTCCATGTGGCGGTTCGGCTTCCCCAACCCTGTCAACTATAATGACAACGAACTCTTCTGCGGCGGGTATGCCG TCCAGTGGGAGCAGAACGAAGGCCGCTGCGGCGTGTGCGGCGACGCGCACCACTTGTCCGAGCCACGGCCGCATGAGGCCGGCGGCATGTATGGCAAGGGCATCATCACCAAGCACTACAGCGTAGGTCAG GAAATCGAGATTGAAGTGGAGTTGACGGCGAACCACCTGGGAACCTTCGTGATGAAGCTCTGTCCAAACAACAACCCGAACCAAGAAGCCACACAGGAATGCTTCGATAG GTACCCCCTGTACATCACAGGCACCAGAGAAGACAGGTTCCTCATCCCCCTGGACACGGCTAAGAAGGAGATCTTCCGGTATCGGGTACGGTTACCCCCCTACGTCACCTGCACCCAGTGCGTGCTGCAATGGACTTACTATACTG gAAACATGTGGGGTATCTGCGCCAATGGCACAGAAGCGGTCGGCTGTGGGCGGTCGGAGACGTTCAGAAACTGCGCTGATGTGAGCGTGGTGACTAGCACTGGTGGTCTACCGCCGGCCTTCGCTGGCGACCTGCGGCGGGACAACCCCTTCCTGTTATACTACAGGGACTTGAGTAGGCCGCAGAATGTGTACCCTCTTGTAGTCAG GGACCAGGTGTGCGTGCCTTCGGATGCGTTCCGTGTGATCCCTGGCATGCTGAGCTGGTGTCAGACCAACTGTCTGCGCTACCCTCCTAACTGCCCCGAGGCCCTGTGTCATTGTCC GCAAACCTGTGATGCAATCGGCGAGCTCGAGGGTCGTGATGGCGCAGACGTCTACTGCATGGACCAATGCATCGTGTATCCACCACACTGCCCCAAGAACAGATGTCGCTGCTACTAA